The following proteins are encoded in a genomic region of Corylus avellana chromosome ca4, CavTom2PMs-1.0:
- the LOC132180009 gene encoding 3-ketoacyl-CoA synthase 20-like, whose protein sequence is MVDEKKQNPETERMKNNLEYAKLVYHYLISNAMYFLLVPLLGMTLAHLSTFTLRDFVKLWQTLEFDLVSVVSVTLCSSLFVFLGSLYFTNRPRKVYLVNFACYKPGTEYMCTREIFIQTVRNSGCFSEENLAFQKKILERSGLGQKTYLPETLKRVPEKWPCMADARKEAESVLFGAIDELLEKTRVKTKDIGILVVNCGAFSPTPSLSAMIVNHYKLRGNILTYNLGGMGCSAGIISIDLAKKLLEAQPNSYALIASTENTTLNCYYGNDRSMLVSNCLFRMGAAAILLSNRSSDRRRSKYELVHTVRTHKGADDKFYKCVFQREDDEGKVGCSLSKDIMEAAGEVLKTNIITLGPLVLPMSEKLLFLASLVGRKIFKMKMKAYVPDFKLAFNHFCIHAGGRAVLDALEKNLELTDWHMEPSRMTLYRFGNTSSSSLWYELAYLEAKGRIRKGDRTWQIAFGSGFKCNSAVWRALKTIDPTEEKNPWTDEIHEFPVDVPKMVSVNVSRKF, encoded by the exons ATGGTAGATGAGAAGAAACAGAACCCGGAGACtgagagaatgaaaaataacCTCGAATATGCGAAGCTTGTGTACCACTACTTAATCTCCAACGCCATGTACTTCTTGCTCGTGCCGCTTCTTGGCATGACTTTAGCTCATCTTTCAACATTCACCCTCCGAGATTTCGTCAAGCTATGGCAAACCCTAGAGTTTGATCTTGTTTCGGTTGTTTCGGTGACCCTATGCTCAAGCCTGTTTGTTTTCCTGGGCAGCCTTTACTTCACGAACCGCCCAAGAAAAGTTTACTTGGTAAACTTTGCGTGTTACAAGCCTGGAACGGAGTATATGTGCACAAGGGAGATTTTCATTCAAACGGTTCGTAATAGTGGGTGTTTCTCAGAGGAAAACTTAGCCTTTCAAAAGAAGATTTTGGAAAGGTCCGGGTTGGGCCAGAAGACCTACTTGCCGGAGACCCTCAAGAGGGTCCCGGAAAAATGGCCGTGCATGGCGGATGCAAGGAAGGAGGCTGAGTCTGTGCTGTTCGGAGCCATTGATGAGCTCTTGGAAAAGACCCGAGTGAAGACTAAAGATATAGGGATTCTTGTGGTTAACTGTGGCGCCTTCAGTCCAACCCCGTCCCTCTCCGCCATGATTGTGAATCACTACAAGCTCAGGGGGAACATTTTAACCTACAATCTTGGTGGCATGGGTTGCAGTGCTGGGATTATTTCTATAGACCTTGCTAAAAAGTTACTAGAG GCGCAACCCAACTCCTATGCCTTAATAGCGAGTACCGAGAACACGACTCTCAACTGTTACTACGGAAACGATCGGTCAATGCTAGTCTCAAATTGCCTCTTCCGCATGGGTGCGGCGGCCATCCTCCTATCCAACCGATCCTCTGATCGTCGTCGCTCGAAGTATGAGCTCGTGCACACCGTGCGTACCCACAAGGGCGCCGATGATAAGTTCTACAAGTGTGTCTTTCAAAGAGAGGATGACGAAGGGAAAGTTGGTTGCTCGCTCTCAAAGGACATAATGGAAGCCGCTGGAGAAGTCCTCAAAACCAACATCATCACACTCGGGCCATTAGTCCTTCCCATGTCGGAAAAGCTTCTATTTTTGGCATCTTTGGTGGGAAGGAAAATCTTTAAGATGAAGATGAAAGCCTATGTTCCAGATTTTAAGCTGGCTTTCAACCACTTTTGCATTCATGCAGGAGGGAGAGCAGTGCTAGATGCTCTAGAGAAGAACCTTGAGCTCACAGACTGGCATATGGAACCCTCAAGAATGACTCTTTATAGGTTCGGAAATACTTCTAGCAGTTCTTTGTGGTATGAATTGGCTTACTTAGAGGCCAAGGGGAGGATTAGGAAGGGTGATCGGACGTGGCAGATTGCTTTCGGTTCGGGATTCAAGTGTAACAGTGCTGTGTGGCGAGCACTAAAGACCATCGATCCAACTGAGGAGAAGAATCCTTGGACGGATGAGATTCACGAGTTTCCAGTTGATGTGCCGAAAATGGTATCTGTCAATGTTTCTAGAAAATTTTAA
- the LOC132177556 gene encoding 3-ketoacyl-CoA synthase 11-like, producing MADERKQSRETESVSVESGKNKLPNFLLSVRLKYVKLGYHYLISNAMYLLLVPLLGIASVHLSTFTLNDFVQLWRTLEFDLVSVALCLSLIVFLGTLYFTSRPRKVYLVNFACYKPEEERMCTREIFMERSGLTGSFSEENLAFQKKIVERSGLGQKTYLPEAVLRVPPNPCMAEARKEAETVMFGAIDELLGKTGVKAKDIGILVVNCSLFNPTPSLSAMIVNHYKLRGNILSYNLGGMGCSAGLISIDLAKQLLQVHPNSYALVVSMENITLNWYFGNDRSMLVSNCLFRMGGAAILLSNRSSDRRRSKYQLIHTVRTHKGADDKCYNCVLQREDDNKKIGVALSKDLMAVAGEALKTNITTLGPLVLPMSEQLLFFSTLVGRKILKMKIKPYIPDFKLAFEHFCIHAGGRAVLDELEKNLELTDWHMEPSRMTLNRFGNTSSSSLWYELAYTEAKGRIRRGDRTWQIAFGSGFKCNSAVWQALKTIDPAKEKNPWMDEIHEFPVHVPKVASINVS from the exons ATGGCGGACGAGAGGAAACAGAGCCGGGAAACAGAGTCGGTTTCGGTTGAAAGTGGGAAAAATAAGCTTCCCAACTTCCTCTTATCTGTTAGACTCAAATATGTGAAGCTTGGGTACCACTACTTAATCTCCAACGCCATGTACCTCTTGCTCGTGCCGCTTCTCGGCATAGCTTCGGTTCATCTTTCAACATTCACCTTAAACGATTTCGTCCAGCTATGGCGAACGCTAGAGTTCGATCTCGTCTCGGTGGCTCTGTGCTTGAGCCTGATAGTTTTCCTCGGCACCCTTTACTTCACGAGCCGGCCGAGAAAAGTTTACTTGGTGAACTTTGCGTGTTACAAGCCGGAGGAGGAGCGGATGTGCACGAGGGAGATTTTCATGGAGAGATCGGGTCTGACGGGGAGTTTCTCGGAGGAAAACTTGGCGTTTCAGAAGAAGATTGTGGAGAGGTCGGGGTTGGGGCAGAAGACGTACTTGCCGGAGGCCGTGTTGCGAGTGCCGCCGAACCCGTGCATGGCGGAGGCGAGGAAGGAGGCTGAGACTGTGATGTTCGGCGCCATTGATGAGCTGTTGGGAAAGACCGGAGTGAAGGCAAAGGATATTGGGATTCTTGTGGTGAACTGTAGCTTGTTCAATCCAACCCCGTCACTCTCCGCCATGATTGTGAATCACTACAAACTCAGAGGGAACATTTTGAGCTACAATCTTGGAGGTATGGGTTGCAGTGCTGGCCTCATTTCCATAGACCTTGCTAAACAGCTGTTGCAG GTGCACCCAAACTCATATGCTCTAGTGGTGAGCATGGAGAACATCACTCTCAACTGGTACTTCGGCAACGACCGCTCAATGCTCGTCTCAAACTGCCTCTTCCGCATGGGCGGGGCGGCCATCCTCCTATCGAACCGATCCTCTGATCGCCGCCGCTCAAAGTATCAGCTCATCCACACCGTCCGCACCCACAAGGGGGCCGATGATAAGTGCTACAACTGCGTCTTACAAAGAGAGGACGACAACAAAAAAATCGGCGTCGCCCTGTCAAAGGACCTAATGGCAGTCGCCGGAGAAGCCCTGAAAACCAACATCACCACGCTTGGGCCGCTGGTGCTTCCCATGTCGGAGCAACTCCTATTTTTCTCAACTTTGGTGGGAAGAAAAATCCTTAAGATGAAGATAAAACCATATATTCCAGATTTTAAGCTGGCTTTCGAGCACTTCTGCATTCACGCAGGTGGGAGAGCAGTGCTAGATGAGCTGGAGAAGAATCTTGAGCTCACTGATTGGCATATGGAGCCCTCCAGAATGACTCTTAATAGGTTTGGAAATACTTCCAGCAGCTCTTTGTGGTATGAGTTGGCCTACACGGAGGCCAAGGGGAGGATCAGGAGGGGTGATCGGACATGGCAGATTGCTTTCGGTTCTGGATTCAAGTGTAACAGTGCCGTTTGGCAAGCGCTAAAGACCATCGACCCAGCTAAGGAGAAGAATCCTTGGATGGATGAGATTCATGAGTTTCCCGTTCATGTGCCAAAAGTGGCATCCATTAATGTTTCTTGA
- the LOC132177570 gene encoding armadillo repeat-containing protein LFR has protein sequence MQKRDQGKSAGAVGGATAPTPKRGRPFGSSNSNSAAAAAAETTAPSNLLGPSLHVHSSFADQNNKRIVLALQSGLKSELTWALNTLTLLSFKEKDDMRKDATPLAKIPGLLDALLQVIDDWRDIALPKEHTSAPRVRTLGVNSLVTGFGNEFQALGSNGAHLHPGLGSGSSVTEALVQNNVSKYRPSSWWFDEDGLFNLDEEGRAEKQQCAVAASNIIRNFSFMPENEIIMAQHRHCFETVFQCIEDHITEDEELVTNALETIVNLAPLLDLRIFSSSKPSYIKITEKRAVQAIMGVLGSAVRAWHCAAAELLGRLIINPDNEPFLLPFVPQIHRRLVDLMSLPALDAQAAAVGALYNLAEVNMDCRLKLASERWAIDRLLKVIKAPHPVPEICRKAAMILESLVSEPQNRTLLLAYENAFAEILFSDGRYSDTFARILYELTSRPNSKVAAARGVWGM, from the exons ATGCAGAAGAGAGACCAGGGCAAGTCGGCTGGAGCGGTTGGCGGGGCCACCGCTCCCACGCCGAAGAGAGGCCGCCCATTCGGCAGCAGCAACAGTAACTCCGCCGCAGCCGCCGCAGCCGAAACAACGGCTCCGTCGAACCTCCTCGGCCCGTCTCTCCACGTTCACAGCTCCTTCGCTG ATCAAAACAATAAAAGGATCGTTCTAGCTCTTCAAAGTGGATTAAAGAGTGAGCTGACCTGGGCATTAAACACTCTCACATTGCTCTCCTTCAAGGAAAAGGATGACATGCGCAAAGATGCAACCCCTCTTGCAAAAATACCTGGTTTGCTGGATGCCCTTCTCCAAGTT ATTGATGACTGGCGTGATATAGCGCTTCCAAAAGAACACACAAGTGCACCGAGGGTGAGAACACTAGGTGTGAATTCCCTTGTAACAGGATTTGGGAATGAGTTTCAGGCATTGGGCTCAAATGGCGCTCACCTGCATCCTGG TCTAGGATCTGGTTCTTCTGTTACAGAAGCACTGGTGCAGAATAATGTGTCCAAATATCGTCCTTCAAGTTGGTGGTTTGATGAAGATGGTCTCTTTAATCTAGATGAAGAAGGGCGAGCAGAAAAACAGCAGTGTGCTGTTGCTGCTTCAAATATCATCCGAAACTTCTCTTTCATGCcagaaaatgaaattattatgGCCCAGCATCGGCATTGTTTTGAAACGGTGTTCCAGTGCATAGAAGATCACATCACAG AGGATGAGGAACTTGTCACAAATGCCCTTGAGACAATTGTAAATTTGGCTCCATTGCTTGATCTTCGAATATTTAGCTCATCGAAGCCATCCTACATCAAAATAAC AGAGAAACGTGCGGTTCAAGCCATCATGGGAGTGCTAGGATCTGCTGTCAGAGCATGGCATTGTGCGGCTGCTGAATTGCTTGGACGTTTGATAATAAATCCTGATAACGAGCCTTTCCTTCTTCCCTTTGTTCCACAG ATACACAGGCGTTTAGTTGATCTTATGAGCTTACCAGCCCTAGATGCACAAGCAGCTGCTGTTGGTGCACTCTATAACCTTGCAGAAGTTAATATGGACTGCAGATTGAAGCTTGCCAGCGAGCGATg GGCAATTGATCGCCTGCTGAAAGTGATCAAGGCACCACATCCTGTTCCAGAAATTTGCAGGAAGGCTGCAATGATACTGGAGAGCCTCGTCTCTGAACCACAGAACAGGACTTTGCTGCTAGCTTATGAGAATGCCTTCGCAGAGATACTTTTCTCAGATGGCAGATATTCTGATACATTTGCGAGGATATTATATGAACTGACATCTAGACCAAACAGCAAAGTGGCAGCAGCTCGCGGTGTTTGGGGCATGTAA